The Chelonoidis abingdonii isolate Lonesome George chromosome 11, CheloAbing_2.0, whole genome shotgun sequence genomic interval TTCACTACCAATTCCTCAGTTCCGTGTAAACGCAATCACCCCAATTTCATCTCGGCTGGGTTAGACTAACATTTTCTGGATTGCTAAATTAAACACTTGGGCTAGAAAACGGAGACGGGAGAAACTCTAAAAACGTCGTTATGATAAAGGTCTGTACAGCTTTTAGGTAACTTTCTTTTATTGTAAGCTAAGAGGTATCAAAACTAAACCACATTTGCAGTGTTTGTAGAACAAGGAACTTTGCGCTGACTGTTTAGATACTTCTACAATTTAACAACCGAATTAATAAGACATCACAGTGGATTTGAACTCTTCGCGTGGGCACGTGCTGGCTCTTAAGAAGagccttttggggggggggggggttgtcgGAGAGCCGGCGGCTCGAAGGGAGTGGCTCTCTAGGCCCTCTCCCCGCGGATGCGGCGCGCCAGCTGGATGTCCTTGGGCATAATGGTGACTCGCTTGGCGTGGATGGCGCACAGGTTGGTGTCCTCGAAGAGCCCCACCAGGTAAGCCTCGCTCGCCTCCTGCAGGGCCATGACAGCAGAGCTCTGGAAGCGCAGATCCGTCTTGAAGTCCTGGGCGATCTCCcgcaccaggcgctggaagggcAGCTTGCGGATCAGCAGCTCGGTAGATTTCTGGTAGCGGCGGATTTCCCGCAGGGCCACGGTTCCGGGGCGGTAGCGATGGGGCTTCTTCACCCCACCCGTGGCGGGGGCGCTCTTCCGAGCAGCCTTAGTGGCGAGCTGCTTGCGGGGCGCTTTCCCGCCGGTGGATTTACGAGCCGTCTGCTTAGTACGAGCCATCCTCGGTGCTACGCGTTACCAAGCTCTCTGCAGTCCATGCACAGAGCAATAAGCACCTATCACTTGCTGTGCGCAATTTATAGCCTAACTCTGTCTCCTGATTGGCTCTGAACTGCCGGGCGCCCGTTGAGGGGTTTAAATTTCCCGGGTTCAGCACGGATTGGCTATAGGGGCTGCTCCCTCCGTTGGGGGCAAGACGTTCCTGGGGTTTGAGGTCTTCCCGCCATTGGAAATGCGGGCGGGCGGAATGGTCTCTGAGGCAACGGACGAATTCTAGACGGGGATTGGCTAGAACTTGAAACCCTCTAGCTGCTTATAAGGGTGGGGGTCAGGAGAGTTTCTATAATCAAGTCTCCTCCTCTGATTGGCTGGCCAGTATTTGAATTTCCCGGGCTTGACGGGGATTAGCTGGAGATTTTACACCCAACAGTGTGTTTGGCCCACGCGtggccatggccctgccccttccccccagtcgCTCTCCCGACGAGACACAAGGCTCCCTGGTGACGCAGCGTCGTGGCAGGCGGGTCCTTGCTCTCTGCCGCCAAACTCGGGGTGCCGGCGCCGAGGGAGGGGGAGTCAGTCCGCCGCTGATCCATT includes:
- the LOC116826562 gene encoding histone H3, which codes for MARTKQTARKSTGGKAPRKQLATKAARKSAPATGGVKKPHRYRPGTVALREIRRYQKSTELLIRKLPFQRLVREIAQDFKTDLRFQSSAVMALQEASEAYLVGLFEDTNLCAIHAKRVTIMPKDIQLARRIRGERA